The Mycolicibacterium flavescens genome has a segment encoding these proteins:
- the murB gene encoding UDP-N-acetylenolpyruvoylglucosamine reductase produces the protein MVGSQLGGASVEERVPLAPLTTLRVGPVARRLITCDTTQKVIDVVRTLGPGDDALVLAGGSNVVLSDELTDLSVIHLANTEITVDGEVLRAEAGAVWDDVVVTSLAHGLGGLECLSGIPGSAGATPVQNVGAYGAEVADTIRRVRLLDRRTGEDGWVQPDALRFGYRTSVLKYAHDAIVLEVEFALDPAGRSAPLRYRELATALGAEQGARADPLEVREAVLALRASKGMVLDADDHDTWSVGSFFTNPVITTAEFDRLSVSVDGPVPNYPAPDGVKLAAGWLVEQAGFGKGHPGEGAAARLSTKHALALTNRGGATTADVIALARTVRDGVRTKFGIELTAEPVLIGCSL, from the coding sequence GTGGTCGGTTCGCAACTAGGGGGTGCCTCCGTCGAGGAGCGGGTGCCGCTTGCGCCGCTGACCACGCTGCGGGTGGGACCCGTCGCGCGACGGCTGATCACGTGCGACACCACGCAGAAGGTCATCGACGTGGTCCGAACGCTCGGCCCCGGCGACGACGCGCTCGTTCTGGCGGGTGGCTCCAATGTCGTGTTGTCCGACGAGCTGACCGACCTGTCGGTGATCCATCTCGCCAACACCGAGATCACCGTCGACGGTGAAGTCCTGCGCGCCGAGGCCGGTGCGGTGTGGGACGACGTCGTGGTCACGTCGCTGGCGCACGGTCTGGGTGGCCTGGAGTGCCTGTCGGGGATACCGGGGTCGGCCGGGGCCACACCGGTACAGAACGTCGGCGCGTACGGCGCCGAGGTGGCCGACACCATCCGACGGGTGCGCCTGCTGGACCGTCGCACCGGCGAAGACGGCTGGGTCCAACCCGACGCGCTGCGGTTCGGCTACCGCACCAGCGTCCTCAAATACGCGCACGACGCGATCGTGCTCGAGGTGGAGTTCGCGCTGGACCCGGCCGGACGCAGCGCGCCGCTGCGCTACCGCGAACTGGCCACCGCGCTGGGCGCCGAACAGGGCGCACGCGCCGATCCGCTCGAGGTGCGCGAGGCGGTGCTGGCACTGCGGGCGAGCAAGGGCATGGTGCTCGACGCCGACGATCACGACACCTGGAGCGTGGGCTCGTTCTTCACCAACCCCGTCATCACGACCGCGGAGTTCGATCGGCTCAGCGTCTCGGTCGACGGGCCGGTGCCCAACTATCCGGCCCCCGACGGGGTCAAACTGGCCGCGGGGTGGCTGGTCGAGCAGGCCGGCTTCGGCAAAGGCCATCCGGGCGAAGGCGCCGCCGCCCGGCTGTCGACCAAGCATGCGCTGGCGCTGACCAACCGTGGCGGCGCCACCACCGCCGACGTGATCGCGCTGGCCAGGACGGTACGTGACGGCGTCCGAACGAAATTCGGGATCGAGCTCACAGCCGAGCCTGTCCTGATCGGGTGCTCGCTGTAG
- a CDS encoding Protein of uncharacterised function (DUF2505): MPRSFDMAAEYGGTVEQVHRAFGDERYWLARLTDSGADMYSLDSMVIDDRGGIDVVTTQTLRADRLPGVVTQFHRGDLSFVREEAWSPVLDGKATATVKGSIPGAPASLAGTAVLSPADSGSRLEFTVEVEVRVPLVGGKIENFIGGQLVDLLIAEQRFTTLWIAENA; encoded by the coding sequence ATGCCGCGCTCATTCGACATGGCCGCCGAGTACGGGGGAACCGTCGAGCAGGTCCACCGGGCGTTCGGCGACGAGCGGTACTGGCTCGCGCGGCTGACCGATTCCGGCGCCGACATGTACTCGCTGGACTCGATGGTCATCGACGATCGGGGCGGCATCGATGTCGTCACGACGCAGACGCTGCGCGCCGACCGGCTGCCCGGTGTGGTGACCCAGTTCCACCGCGGAGACCTGAGCTTTGTGCGCGAGGAGGCGTGGAGCCCGGTGCTCGACGGGAAGGCCACCGCGACGGTCAAGGGGTCGATCCCCGGGGCGCCGGCAAGTTTGGCGGGCACTGCGGTCCTGAGCCCGGCGGACAGCGGCTCGCGGCTGGAGTTCACCGTCGAGGTCGAGGTGCGAGTTCCGTTGGTGGGCGGCAAGATCGAAAACTTCATCGGCGGCCAGCTCGTCGACCTGCTCATCGCCGAACAGCGCTTTACGACGCTGTGGATCGCCGAAAACGCTTGA
- a CDS encoding putative methylase encodes MSGPIGQLTRGTTGYNRLRRSDRWLVHAPRVRAALAAAEDPLVIDLGYGALPVTTLELAARLRMVRNDIRVVGLEIDPDRVQAAQAAGSSAVQFGLGGFELAGMRPVLVRAFNVLRQYPVESVHQAWSTMQRQLAPGGLIVDGTCDEVGRRACWILLDADGPLSLTLACDPFAIERPSDLAERLPKALIHHNVDGQPVHSLLTAADRAWASVAGHGVFGPRVRWRAMLELLCDNGFPVVPARRRMRDGVLTVPWPTVAPT; translated from the coding sequence ATGAGCGGGCCAATCGGTCAGCTGACACGCGGCACCACCGGCTACAACCGGCTGCGCCGCAGTGACCGCTGGCTCGTGCACGCGCCGCGGGTCCGCGCCGCCCTGGCGGCTGCCGAGGATCCGCTGGTCATCGATCTCGGTTACGGCGCGCTGCCGGTGACGACGCTGGAGCTCGCCGCCCGGCTGCGGATGGTGCGCAACGATATTCGCGTCGTGGGCCTGGAGATCGATCCCGACCGCGTGCAGGCAGCGCAGGCCGCGGGGTCCTCTGCTGTGCAGTTCGGCCTCGGTGGTTTCGAATTGGCGGGGATGCGGCCCGTCCTGGTGCGGGCGTTCAACGTGTTGCGGCAGTACCCGGTCGAATCGGTTCACCAGGCGTGGTCGACGATGCAGCGACAGTTGGCGCCCGGTGGCCTCATCGTCGACGGCACCTGCGACGAGGTCGGCCGAAGAGCCTGTTGGATCCTGCTGGACGCCGACGGGCCGCTGAGCCTGACGCTGGCCTGCGACCCGTTCGCGATCGAACGGCCGTCCGACCTGGCCGAGCGGCTGCCGAAGGCACTGATCCACCACAACGTCGACGGCCAGCCCGTGCACTCATTGCTGACCGCCGCCGACCGTGCGTGGGCCAGCGTCGCCGGCCACGGGGTGTTCGGTCCGCGAGTCCGCTGGCGTGCGATGCTGGAGTTGTTGTGCGACAACGGTTTTCCTGTCGTACCTGCGCGACGCCGGATGCGTGACGGAGTGCTCACCGTGCCCTGGCCGACCGTCGCGCCGACCTGA
- the ramA gene encoding putative amidohydrolase, with protein MRIALAQILSGTDPSANLAVVEDYTRRAADAGARMVLFPEATMCRFGVPLAPVAEPLDGPWASAVRAIAERAGIVVVAGMFVPSGDGRVLNTLIAAGAGIDAHYEKIHLYDAFGFKESKTVAPGQEPVLIEVDGVGVGLTLCYDIRFPELYVELAERGAQLITVHASWGSGTGKLDQWTLLARARAIDTTGFVAAVDQGCPEPDVAALGPTGVGGSLVASPTGDVLVSAGDDPQLLVTDIDLEDGRKVRETVAVLRNRADFARRGKAESRS; from the coding sequence ATGCGGATTGCCCTCGCGCAGATCCTCAGCGGCACCGACCCGTCGGCGAACCTGGCGGTCGTGGAGGACTACACGCGCCGCGCCGCGGACGCAGGCGCGCGCATGGTGCTGTTTCCTGAGGCGACGATGTGCCGGTTCGGGGTGCCGCTCGCCCCGGTCGCCGAACCGCTCGACGGGCCGTGGGCCTCGGCCGTGCGGGCCATCGCCGAGCGGGCGGGCATCGTCGTCGTGGCGGGAATGTTCGTGCCTTCCGGTGACGGGCGCGTTCTCAACACGCTGATCGCCGCCGGCGCCGGCATCGACGCGCACTACGAGAAGATCCACCTCTACGACGCGTTCGGGTTCAAGGAGTCCAAGACGGTCGCGCCCGGCCAGGAGCCGGTCCTGATCGAGGTCGACGGCGTGGGAGTCGGGCTGACGCTGTGCTACGACATCCGGTTCCCCGAGCTCTACGTCGAGCTGGCCGAACGTGGTGCGCAGCTGATCACCGTGCACGCCTCGTGGGGCAGCGGAACGGGCAAACTCGACCAGTGGACGTTGCTGGCGAGGGCCCGCGCGATCGACACGACCGGCTTCGTCGCCGCCGTCGACCAGGGCTGTCCCGAACCCGACGTCGCCGCGCTCGGCCCGACCGGTGTGGGTGGCAGCCTGGTGGCGTCCCCGACCGGTGACGTGCTGGTCAGCGCCGGTGACGACCCGCAGTTGCTGGTGACCGACATCGACCTGGAGGACGGCCGCAAGGTACGCGAGACGGTCGCGGTTCTGCGCAACCGCGCGGACTTCGCTCGTCGCGGTAAGGCAGAATCGCGCTCGTGA
- a CDS encoding Conserved membrane protein of uncharacterised function — MTDPWARPNQPSPQQGQVPPPQQDQTPPPPQGPPPQGPPPGPQGPNEPGRSEPPRSESRLRSLLRDPLSIVLVVVIVVALVLAGVLAGELYARNRANDVVAGVTSCVVEDEASASFGVMPPFLIQHMSGHYTNIYIETAGNQIRDAKGMKVELTIEDVRLEDTATSGGTVGSLVADINWSSEGIRQTISDSIPLIGAFVSGVTTNPSDDTIELEGALGSIRARPTVADGGISLQVIELTGLGFTLPREAVQPALDAFTSELTKNYPMNIKADSVEVTDDGVVSRFSTRNADIPKGQQDPCFAEL; from the coding sequence GTGACTGACCCGTGGGCCCGCCCGAACCAGCCGTCGCCGCAGCAGGGCCAGGTCCCCCCACCCCAGCAGGACCAGACGCCTCCGCCGCCGCAGGGGCCGCCACCGCAGGGCCCGCCGCCGGGACCCCAGGGACCGAATGAACCGGGCCGGAGCGAGCCGCCGCGCTCTGAGTCGAGACTCAGGAGCCTGTTGCGCGATCCCCTGTCGATCGTGCTGGTGGTCGTCATCGTGGTGGCCCTGGTGCTGGCGGGCGTGCTGGCCGGAGAACTGTACGCACGCAACCGCGCGAACGACGTCGTCGCGGGCGTCACGTCATGCGTCGTCGAAGACGAGGCCAGCGCATCGTTCGGCGTCATGCCGCCGTTCCTGATCCAGCACATGTCCGGCCACTACACGAACATCTACATCGAGACCGCTGGCAATCAGATCCGCGACGCCAAGGGTATGAAGGTCGAGTTGACCATCGAGGACGTCCGCCTCGAGGACACGGCCACCTCGGGCGGCACGGTCGGCTCGCTCGTCGCGGACATCAACTGGTCGTCGGAGGGCATTCGGCAGACCATCTCCGATTCGATCCCACTCATCGGCGCATTCGTCAGCGGGGTCACGACCAACCCGTCCGACGACACGATCGAGTTGGAAGGTGCGCTCGGCTCGATCAGGGCGCGGCCGACGGTCGCCGACGGCGGAATCTCGCTGCAGGTGATCGAGCTGACCGGCCTCGGCTTCACGCTGCCGCGCGAAGCCGTGCAGCCGGCGTTGGACGCGTTCACCTCCGAGCTGACGAAGAACTACCCGATGAACATCAAAGCCGATTCCGTGGAGGTCACCGATGACGGCGTGGTGAGCCGGTTCTCGACCCGCAACGCCGACATCCCGAAGGGTCAGCAGGATCCGTGCTTCGCCGAGCTGTGA
- the pcp_1 gene encoding putative protease, translating to MRHRLPVRRPVDTAVLTASRRGVHRPWALLTAALLIAASGACASRTPAVITGPYAALLASSTDLGPSRSADAQVTVTLGVPQRPAALMGWAGDRDLWVRWRPGDGWAIVEGAAGDLARAFGIPVRDYRSAKGEEFYASPEQPAIPPQVRGDVTAVGRVMSYTPYRMKRPDFVPLDVPKGGLTPDGLLSAYNATPLADAGFTGEGATIVIFAFDSVEQDDLDLFADSSGLPRFTPEIVGGKPSEVHGETAMDLQVAHAIAPDARLVVVNARPTVEGDGTYEKLGRLFEQVDRDYPGAVWSLSIGWGCEAFVTAADLAPVEAALTAAQRRGTTAFDASGDTAGLECKGGDRWSAPPGPDDIGVDAVASLPTMTSVGGTTLSTGTRGQWLAEHAWVDSPLSQGSSGGVAKLFARPAWQDKLDVERDTERRRLLPDVSAVADPFTGVRFIFGRREVVGGGTSQSAPIWAALTVLMNQYLLANGGRQVGNVNPVLYQVASGSRLPGFRDVTKGGNAVDLASPGYDLVTGLGTPNTENLARNILDLQKTSR from the coding sequence ATGCGCCACCGGCTCCCGGTCCGACGCCCGGTCGACACCGCGGTCCTCACGGCCAGTAGGCGCGGGGTCCACCGGCCCTGGGCCCTCCTCACCGCCGCGCTGCTGATCGCAGCGTCGGGTGCGTGTGCATCACGCACCCCGGCGGTGATCACCGGTCCCTATGCGGCACTGCTGGCGAGCTCGACCGACCTGGGCCCGTCACGTTCGGCGGACGCGCAAGTCACTGTCACGCTCGGCGTACCGCAACGTCCGGCCGCCTTGATGGGCTGGGCGGGCGACCGCGACCTCTGGGTGCGCTGGCGGCCCGGCGACGGTTGGGCGATCGTCGAGGGCGCTGCCGGGGATCTCGCGCGGGCATTCGGGATTCCGGTGCGCGACTACCGGTCTGCCAAAGGGGAGGAGTTCTACGCCTCGCCCGAACAGCCGGCGATACCGCCGCAGGTACGCGGCGACGTCACCGCGGTCGGGCGGGTGATGAGCTACACCCCGTACCGCATGAAGCGGCCCGACTTCGTCCCCCTTGACGTACCCAAGGGCGGGCTGACGCCCGACGGACTGTTGTCGGCGTACAACGCGACGCCGTTGGCGGACGCCGGTTTCACGGGTGAGGGCGCGACGATCGTCATCTTCGCGTTCGACAGCGTCGAACAAGACGACCTCGACCTGTTCGCCGACAGCTCCGGACTACCCCGGTTCACACCCGAGATCGTCGGCGGGAAACCGTCCGAGGTGCACGGTGAGACGGCGATGGATCTGCAAGTGGCACACGCCATTGCACCCGATGCACGGCTTGTCGTGGTCAACGCCAGGCCGACGGTGGAGGGCGACGGTACATACGAAAAGCTCGGGAGGCTGTTCGAACAGGTCGACCGCGACTACCCCGGAGCGGTGTGGAGCCTGTCGATCGGATGGGGATGCGAGGCGTTCGTCACCGCGGCGGATCTGGCTCCGGTCGAGGCGGCGTTGACGGCCGCCCAGCGGCGCGGCACCACGGCGTTCGACGCCAGCGGGGACACCGCGGGCCTGGAGTGCAAAGGCGGAGACCGATGGTCGGCTCCGCCGGGCCCCGACGACATCGGTGTTGATGCGGTCGCATCACTTCCCACGATGACGTCGGTCGGAGGCACCACGTTGTCGACCGGTACGCGCGGGCAGTGGCTGGCCGAACACGCGTGGGTGGATTCCCCGCTGTCGCAGGGCAGTAGCGGCGGGGTGGCGAAGCTGTTCGCCCGTCCGGCGTGGCAGGACAAACTGGATGTCGAGCGTGACACCGAGCGCCGCCGTCTGCTCCCCGACGTCTCCGCGGTCGCCGATCCGTTCACCGGTGTGCGGTTCATCTTCGGCCGGCGCGAGGTGGTCGGCGGCGGTACGTCGCAATCGGCGCCGATCTGGGCGGCACTCACCGTGCTGATGAACCAGTACCTGCTGGCCAACGGTGGACGGCAGGTCGGAAACGTCAATCCGGTGTTGTACCAGGTGGCCTCCGGGTCGCGTCTGCCCGGCTTCCGGGATGTGACCAAGGGCGGCAATGCCGTCGATCTGGCGTCACCGGGGTACGACCTGGTGACGGGCCTCGGCACCCCGAACACCGAGAACCTCGCCCGCAACATTCTCGACCTGCAGAAGACGTCGCGTTGA
- the deoC gene encoding deoxyribose-phosphate aldolase has translation MARTYLRDEVAGLVDHTLLKPEATEGDVAAAAEEAAALGAYAVCVSPSMVSVARRSGSPSQLVCAVVGFPSGKHLSAVKASEARLAVEDGAGEIDMVIDVGAALHGDFAAVRADVEAVRTEVGARATLKVIVESAALLLLADEQTLLAACRAAADAGADFVKTSTGFHPAGGASLRAVELMATVGPQVKASGGIRTADDAIAMLNAGATRLGLSGTRAVLEGFSET, from the coding sequence ATGGCACGCACCTACCTACGCGACGAGGTCGCCGGACTGGTCGATCACACACTGCTCAAACCCGAAGCCACCGAGGGCGACGTCGCCGCGGCCGCCGAGGAGGCTGCGGCGCTCGGCGCTTACGCCGTATGCGTGTCGCCGTCGATGGTTTCGGTCGCCAGACGGTCCGGTTCGCCGTCGCAGCTGGTGTGTGCGGTCGTCGGATTCCCTTCGGGCAAACATCTTTCGGCGGTCAAAGCCAGTGAGGCACGGCTCGCGGTGGAAGACGGCGCTGGCGAGATCGACATGGTGATCGACGTGGGAGCCGCGCTGCACGGCGACTTCGCGGCGGTGCGCGCCGACGTCGAGGCCGTGCGTACCGAAGTCGGTGCCCGCGCGACGCTGAAAGTGATCGTCGAGTCCGCCGCGCTGCTCCTGCTCGCCGATGAGCAGACCCTGCTGGCCGCCTGCCGGGCCGCGGCGGACGCGGGTGCCGATTTCGTCAAGACCTCCACGGGATTTCATCCCGCAGGCGGGGCGTCGCTACGTGCAGTGGAACTGATGGCGACGGTGGGTCCGCAGGTCAAAGCCAGTGGCGGTATCCGGACCGCCGATGACGCGATTGCGATGCTGAACGCAGGCGCCACCCGGTTGGGGCTGTCGGGGACCAGGGCGGTACTCGAGGGCTTTTCCGAAACCTGA
- a CDS encoding Protein of uncharacterised function (DUF2599), which yields MAVVVLAAGLTVPALAAPVASANPPANPTVPAPPFVDHVEWAKWGDLSSLRVYPTAAGRQSSGLATSAQGEVAWAEVLALAPDADIPGMRPQFVCHWEFAEYYQPGKTSWNLEPWRPEVPYEQMVETGCNPGGTEEPF from the coding sequence ATGGCGGTCGTCGTCTTGGCGGCCGGCCTCACCGTGCCTGCGCTGGCGGCCCCCGTGGCATCGGCGAATCCACCTGCCAACCCGACGGTGCCTGCCCCGCCGTTCGTCGATCACGTCGAATGGGCCAAGTGGGGCGATTTGTCGAGTCTGCGCGTGTACCCGACCGCGGCAGGCAGGCAATCGTCCGGGCTGGCCACTTCGGCCCAGGGCGAGGTGGCCTGGGCCGAGGTGCTGGCGCTCGCACCCGATGCGGACATCCCGGGCATGAGGCCCCAATTCGTCTGTCACTGGGAATTCGCCGAGTACTACCAACCCGGCAAGACCAGTTGGAATCTCGAGCCGTGGCGACCCGAGGTCCCCTACGAGCAGATGGTGGAAACCGGCTGCAACCCCGGCGGTACCGAAGAGCCGTTCTGA
- a CDS encoding Protein of uncharacterised function (DUF2516) has translation MQLQGLVGYVLFFLQIAVLATTVYAFVHAAMQRPDAYPAADKLTKPVWLVILGVAGLLALVLGSVLGPAIAAVAAGVYLVDVRPKLLEVQGKSR, from the coding sequence GTGCAGCTCCAAGGCTTGGTGGGTTACGTCCTCTTCTTTTTGCAGATCGCCGTGCTGGCGACGACGGTGTACGCGTTCGTCCATGCGGCGATGCAACGGCCGGACGCCTACCCGGCCGCCGACAAACTGACCAAGCCGGTCTGGTTGGTCATCCTCGGGGTCGCAGGGCTGCTCGCGCTGGTTTTGGGTTCTGTGCTGGGCCCCGCCATCGCAGCCGTCGCGGCCGGTGTCTACCTGGTCGACGTCCGACCCAAGCTGCTTGAGGTCCAGGGGAAGTCCCGGTAG
- the hbhA gene encoding heparin-binding hemagglutinin, with product MAKNTPAKNQPTPDDLKAPLLAAVGAADLALERVNEIVAALRERADDARTDSRSRVEETRARIDRLQDDLPTQFGELRDRLSSDELRKFAETYAEAAQTTYNKLVERGEAALERLRSQPGFSEAAGRVEGYTDQAVELTQEALGNVAAQTRAVGERAAKLVGVELPKKADQGAAPVKNTAKKAPAKTPAKTPAKKTPAKKAPAKKATAKKVTQK from the coding sequence ATGGCCAAGAACACTCCCGCCAAGAACCAGCCCACCCCCGACGACCTGAAGGCGCCGTTGCTCGCCGCCGTCGGTGCCGCCGACCTCGCCCTCGAGCGGGTCAACGAGATCGTCGCCGCCCTTCGTGAGCGCGCCGACGACGCCCGCACCGACTCGCGTAGCCGCGTCGAGGAGACCCGTGCGCGGATCGACCGACTGCAGGACGACCTGCCGACGCAGTTCGGTGAGCTGCGCGACCGTCTGAGCTCCGATGAGCTGCGCAAGTTCGCCGAGACCTACGCCGAGGCCGCGCAGACCACCTACAACAAGCTCGTCGAGCGCGGTGAGGCCGCACTCGAGCGCCTGCGCAGCCAGCCCGGCTTCAGCGAGGCCGCCGGCCGGGTCGAGGGGTACACCGACCAGGCCGTCGAGCTGACTCAGGAGGCGCTGGGCAACGTGGCCGCGCAGACGCGCGCCGTCGGTGAGCGCGCCGCCAAGCTGGTCGGCGTCGAGCTGCCGAAGAAGGCCGACCAGGGTGCCGCGCCGGTGAAGAACACCGCTAAGAAGGCCCCTGCCAAGACGCCGGCCAAGACCCCGGCGAAGAAGACGCCGGCCAAGAAGGCCCCGGCCAAGAAGGCGACGGCCAAGAAGGTCACCCAGAAGTAA
- the sinR gene encoding putative transcriptional regulator, protein MSQDDNLAVVVSNAAQTAAQDIGTFIRTQREAAQVSVRQLAEKAGVSNPYLSQIERGLRKPSADVLNQIAKALRLSAEVLYVRAGILEPSEKSEVRDAIVNDTAITERQKHVLLDIYTSFCQQNEAEVDEAGSDTEQESSTE, encoded by the coding sequence ATGTCGCAGGATGACAATCTTGCCGTCGTCGTGTCCAACGCTGCGCAGACCGCCGCCCAGGACATCGGCACGTTCATCCGGACGCAACGCGAAGCCGCTCAGGTATCCGTACGACAGTTGGCCGAGAAGGCCGGCGTCAGCAATCCCTACCTCAGCCAGATCGAGCGGGGATTGCGCAAACCCTCTGCCGACGTGCTCAACCAGATCGCCAAGGCGCTGCGGTTGTCGGCTGAGGTGCTCTACGTGCGGGCCGGGATTCTCGAGCCCAGCGAGAAGAGCGAGGTGCGCGACGCCATCGTCAACGACACGGCGATCACCGAGCGGCAAAAGCATGTGCTGCTCGACATCTACACGTCGTTCTGTCAGCAGAACGAGGCCGAGGTTGACGAGGCAGGTAGCGACACAGAACAGGAGTCGTCGACTGAATAG
- a CDS encoding transmembrane protein, whose product MAGADSVADAERRRSLRRMKVVALSFLVGASVIFLICTWAQSAGAAPVWVGYVRAAAEAGMVGALADWFAVTALFKHPLGIPIPHTAIIKRKKDQLGEGLGAFVRENFLSPEVVSAKLRNAEVAGRLGKWLSERSHAERVAAETATVLRVLVEMLRDEDVQQVLDRMIVKRIAEPQWGPPIGRVLATLLAEHRQEALLQLLADRAFQWSLNAGPVIDRVIERDSPTWSPRWVDHLVGDRIHRELMDFTDKVRRNPDHELRRSATRFLFEFADDLQHDRATIERAENVKEQVMARDEVTRAAETAWRAAKRILFESVDDPSSTLRTRVADSVMLIGESLRDDADLRDKVDNWIIRAAQHLVAQYGVEITAIITETVERWDADEASRRIELHVGRDLQFIRINGTVVGALAGLVIYSVAQLIF is encoded by the coding sequence GCCGACTCCGTAGCCGATGCGGAGCGCCGCCGTTCGCTGCGGCGCATGAAGGTCGTCGCGCTGAGTTTTCTCGTCGGCGCCTCGGTCATCTTCCTCATCTGCACCTGGGCCCAGTCCGCCGGTGCTGCCCCGGTCTGGGTCGGCTATGTGCGCGCCGCAGCCGAGGCCGGCATGGTCGGCGCCCTGGCGGACTGGTTCGCGGTCACCGCCCTGTTCAAGCACCCACTCGGCATCCCGATCCCGCACACCGCGATCATCAAGCGCAAAAAGGACCAGCTCGGCGAGGGGCTCGGCGCCTTCGTTCGCGAGAACTTCCTGTCTCCTGAAGTCGTGTCGGCGAAGCTGCGCAACGCCGAAGTGGCAGGCCGGCTGGGCAAGTGGCTCTCCGAACGCTCACACGCCGAACGCGTTGCCGCCGAAACCGCCACCGTGCTGCGGGTTCTGGTGGAGATGCTGCGCGACGAGGATGTGCAGCAGGTGCTCGACCGGATGATCGTCAAACGCATCGCCGAACCGCAGTGGGGTCCGCCGATCGGTCGGGTGCTGGCCACGCTGCTGGCCGAACACCGGCAGGAAGCACTGCTGCAACTGCTCGCCGACCGCGCCTTCCAGTGGTCGCTCAACGCCGGGCCCGTCATCGACCGGGTGATCGAACGCGACTCGCCCACCTGGTCCCCACGCTGGGTGGACCACCTCGTCGGCGACCGCATCCACCGCGAGTTGATGGACTTCACCGACAAGGTGCGCCGCAACCCGGACCACGAGCTGCGGCGGTCGGCGACCCGGTTCCTGTTCGAGTTCGCCGACGACCTCCAGCACGATCGGGCCACCATTGAGCGCGCCGAGAACGTCAAGGAACAGGTCATGGCCCGCGACGAGGTCACGCGCGCGGCCGAGACGGCGTGGAGAGCGGCCAAGCGCATTCTGTTCGAGTCGGTGGACGACCCCTCATCGACGCTGCGCACGCGGGTCGCGGACTCGGTGATGCTGATCGGGGAGTCGCTGCGCGACGACGCCGACCTGCGCGACAAGGTCGACAACTGGATCATCCGGGCGGCCCAGCACCTCGTCGCCCAGTACGGCGTGGAAATCACCGCGATCATCACCGAAACCGTCGAGCGGTGGGACGCCGACGAGGCCAGCCGCCGTATCGAACTCCACGTCGGACGCGACCTGCAATTCATCCGGATCAACGGCACCGTGGTGGGCGCGCTGGCGGGCCTGGTCATCTATTCCGTAGCCCAACTTATATTCTGA